A genomic region of Bradyrhizobium sp. ORS 278 contains the following coding sequences:
- a CDS encoding energy transducer TonB: MVEHKYQGATRRLWISAAIGALMLHGGGAALAVAHLSSDDADGGLGAAGAEFALEMASPQVEDNDLPPGPDSDAAEAAPEQMQQTAEVKESDAVKDKPTETEEEADRVVTQNEPKKPEKEEQQQAQQQAEASVASAAQQESARKALDEAAPPAETAKAPNVGLGKDRQKLTDNWGRKISAYFELHKRYPEGKKHNGTVKVALVLSRAGKVMSASVMQSCGDPMFDDAALAMIRRSDPVPAPPAGLTDDQFSFSLDVNFNQKK, from the coding sequence ATGGTCGAACACAAGTATCAAGGAGCGACGCGCCGCTTGTGGATCTCCGCCGCCATCGGGGCGCTGATGCTGCACGGTGGCGGCGCGGCGCTGGCGGTCGCTCATCTCAGCAGCGACGATGCCGACGGCGGGCTTGGCGCCGCCGGTGCGGAGTTCGCGCTCGAGATGGCCTCGCCCCAGGTGGAGGACAATGATCTGCCGCCCGGACCGGACAGCGATGCCGCCGAGGCCGCGCCGGAGCAGATGCAGCAGACCGCTGAAGTCAAGGAGTCCGACGCCGTCAAGGACAAGCCGACCGAGACCGAGGAGGAGGCCGACCGCGTCGTCACGCAGAACGAGCCGAAGAAGCCCGAGAAGGAGGAGCAGCAGCAGGCTCAGCAGCAGGCCGAGGCCTCGGTGGCGTCGGCTGCGCAGCAGGAATCCGCGCGCAAGGCGCTCGACGAGGCCGCGCCGCCGGCCGAGACCGCGAAGGCGCCGAATGTCGGGCTCGGCAAGGACAGGCAGAAACTGACCGACAATTGGGGCCGCAAGATCAGCGCCTATTTCGAGCTGCACAAGCGCTATCCGGAGGGCAAGAAGCACAACGGCACGGTCAAGGTCGCGCTGGTGCTGAGCCGCGCCGGCAAGGTGATGTCGGCCTCGGTGATGCAGTCATGCGGCGATCCGATGTTCGACGACGCCGCGCTGGCGATGATCCGCCGCTCCGACCCGGTACCGGCGCCGCCCGCCGGCCTGACCGACGACCAGTTCAGCTTCAGCCTCGACGTGAACTTCAATCAGAAGAAGTAG
- the exbD gene encoding TonB system transport protein ExbD, protein MAVSLSEADGDDDPGESADINVTPFIDVILVLLIIFMVAAPLSTVDVPVDLPTSTATPQKKPDKPIYVSIKPDLTLYVGEEQVKRANLVSTLEHIPEAAKDKFVFLRADRGVAYGELMDVMELLRTGGYPKIKLVTVEGVSQSAAQAAH, encoded by the coding sequence ATGGCCGTCTCCCTCTCGGAAGCCGATGGTGACGATGATCCCGGCGAATCCGCCGACATCAACGTCACGCCGTTCATCGACGTGATCCTGGTGCTGCTGATCATCTTCATGGTCGCAGCGCCGCTGTCGACGGTCGACGTGCCGGTCGATCTGCCGACGTCGACCGCCACGCCGCAGAAGAAACCGGACAAGCCGATCTATGTCAGCATCAAGCCGGACCTCACGCTCTATGTCGGCGAGGAGCAGGTCAAGCGGGCGAATCTGGTCAGCACGCTCGAGCACATTCCGGAGGCCGCCAAGGACAAGTTCGTGTTCCTCCGCGCCGACCGCGGCGTGGCCTATGGCGAACTGATGGACGTGATGGAGCTGCTGCGCACCGGAGGCTATCCCAAGATCAAGCTCGTCACGGTCGAGGGCGTCTCGCAGTCCGCCGCACAGGCGGCCCATTGA